ATAGTTTTTTTACCTGCCTGAATTATCACAATATCAAACGCACCTAGATGAAAGTTTAGGTGGGAAAAAGGAACAAATGATAGTTGATCCAATCAACTTCAAGATGTGTTTCAATACATAAATGATGATAATTCAAGTAAAAAGGAGAACAATCGATAATTTGGATGTGAAACCCGCAAAAAGTGATAATTCAGTATGTTTTTTTATCATTAACTCTtcctaatttattaaatataaataaatgaaaagaacaaaaaaacaagatatttatcacttaagCTAATTTAATTTCTCTAGGACAAAAACTGTCAAGAGTAAAGAGGGCGccaattgaattggaattaaatgaaggagaaaaagaTAGGTGACTGAAGCGGCCGGACCCGCAAATCACGGTTTCATCGTTgacaataaattaaaatttcccGACCGGATCTAACGAAAAAGAAAAACGCCATTAGTTGTCATCTTCGTTCAACACGTGGCTCCACATTTTCTACCACCACCGACTCAGGTTacttaaaacacaaaaaaaacgCCTGACCACCAACGCTCACGTTAGTCACCAGCCATAACGGATCATAGCTAACGTGAACCGTACCCCTTCACGTTCATCATTGTGTCCAGATTTCATTTCACGAGTAGCAGCAAAATGCTTACCGCCTTCCTAATTACTcccttcatttttattattcacttgttcatttttacttattcCCTTGTGACTTTTCACacccttaaaaaataataaatgaaatttataatttatcaatatactcatattaatgggtatatattttttattaaatttgaaaaataatttaaaatgaatatttaatactatgaataaaatgaatttttttttatcttttcttgaaataataaaagtaaaagtaaaaatctgtttttaaaatattgaataagtaaaaatgaacggaaggagtattaCATTTCTACAATTGAAAATGATTTAATTTTAGAATTTTCCTGCCTGTTACCACAACAATAAATTTAGTGTAATTTTACAAGTGGGTCTGAGAAAAAAGAGAGGTTTGTTTTCGATAAACTTCAAAAACAGTGAAAAAGAGGCTGTTCCccctaattatttttattaaaataatttataactacacaaatattattataaaaaataaatgaagaaaCAACTCACCGATGGGATTAACGTTGCCCCAGTAAGTCTCTTTTTGTGGATGTTCTAATGGATCACCATACACCTCACTGGTGCTCGTTAGCAAAAAACGCGCACCGACTCTTTTCGCCAATCCCAGCATGTTCAATGTTCCCACCACATTAGTCTTGTAAAATTACTCCGTCAAGGATTAAACATGTTTTTCATCCCACATTAATAATAATGACGAAAATTCAATTAGAAACAAAAATATTGAGCATataatcaaataataaaagTGTGTTCTATTTaacaacttaaatttttagatgaAATAGTTGCACACTTCAATACGCAGAGATGCCATAACcctaaaaagatttaaaaaagaaCCATAATCCTTTATCAAGAAAATTTTTcacgtgtttggccatgaaaagaAATCAGGCTCTGCACATGAGGAGCGTTTTGAGaatataatgaaaaaaatatcaatCAGGAATCTTTTTTACATGCCATGAAAAATCAGCCCCACAGGTGAGAAGTGTTTTGAGAATATAACGAAAAATTTTCAGGTGCGTGACCCATGAAAAACAAATCAAGCCTTTTATATGAGATGATCATActtcaaataaacaaaaaaaccacaagaaaaaaatatgagtTAGTAATGAggacaaatgaaaaaaaaaaaaaaaaaggatataatAGTCTTGACGGGATTATGCTTGTAATGAACAGGAGAAGCAGGACAAGCAAGATGATAGATCTGGTCAACTTCAAGCAAAAGTGGTTCAACAACATCGTGTCTTATGAGCTCAAACCTAGGATTACCAAAATGATGCATAACATTCTCCTTCCTTCCCGTAaagaaattatcaacaacaatcacactaTCACCTCTAGCAATCAAACGATCTACAAGATGACTACCTACAAAACCAGCACCACCAGTCACCACAATCCTCAAACCTTTACGTTTCAAACCCAACGGGATCTTCCCACCAGAATTAAACGACCCGAACcctgacccgacccgattatgGTAGGCCATTCGCTGGGCCACATGGGTTGACTCGGAAGGCAAATACGAGTCGTAGATCGCGGTGTTCGCGTAACTTAATTGGGTGGAACGCGATGATGATGGCAACAGAGCGAAAATAAGAGAGGCGATAGCAATGCCAGCCAATAGGAAAATGACACGTTGTTCGCGTAACAAGTAACGAATGGGGCGAATAACAGTGAACCATGGTTTGTGTGGTTTGGGAGTGTAACCGTTTTCAGGAACCGGTTGTGATTCCGGTCCACGGTAAATCAATTCAGATGCcataatagtagtagtattaCTCTTGTTATTTTgcccttctctttttctctctcaaaaCTGTGTGTTATGTGAAATTTTTGTGTGTTATgcacaaagagagaaaaaagctGGCCTTTGGTGATAGTTTGGGTGAAATTTTTGCAAATAAATATAAGGGGAGGGACAAGAGGATTTTTCGCCGGGAATTCGACTTCACACTATGGGCAGGCGCGTGGACCTGATTTTTGAAGTTACTTCTTGACTTTTTTACATTGTTTTGAATAGGGAGCTAATCTCTGTTGCGTGCCTTATTACTAAAGTGGTACTTAAATGTttatttactccctccatcctcATTCACGTggtgtttgacttgacacgaaaTTTATGAAAGAATGtaagaattttgaaatttattatGTAAAGCAAACCTTAAATATTACTCCTTTCGTTACATAATAAGTGGTATTTTTAGTTTATGCATATCACTTGAGAAATTATTTActtctagaaaattatgagCGTTGTTACTAACTTACCTTTAATTAATGCCtagaaaaaaaagttatttaatgattcttgattataaatagtttggaagaataagatcaatttcttctagaaattctaaaatatcacttattttaaaataaaatgaaaagcttaaaatatcacttattatgaaatggaGGGAATTGTGGCAATAAATcatttttataaatgtaaaaagaaaattttaaaagttatttcgAATTAtataaaagtgatattttttaggcaaattaaaattaaaaaaaagtgacacGTAAATCGGGACAGGGAGTATTTCTTTGTCAAAtcattgttttcttcttctttctttcttcttcttctttttttttttttttttttttttaatggatcCACAAAAGATGGCTTTACTTTTCTGAGATTTAGAGACTGATGAATTATTATAGTCCACTTGATACTAATCTCGACTATCTATTATAAACTAAAACTCTTTGTCTTCAAAGATTTGTTCAATGAGAAGTAGAAAAGAGTGTTGTATTCCTGCAGGAACCAAAATTCCAACAATAATAATTCTAAAGTGTTATGGTTTGGTGGGTAACGCTTACATTATGCGAATGAAAACGCCTAGGTGATGAATCAGGTTGGAGTCCTATGTAAtatgatgttggcttgatggGTTTTGTGAAGAAATAAAGTTACTTTTActatcatttattttcattgtctcaatttatgtcaGTGATGAATCAGGTTGGAGTCCTATTTAATATGATGTTTGCTCGATGAGTTTTGTGAAGAAATAAAGTTACTTTTatcatcatttattttcattatctCATGATATTATTTGTTTTAGTTGATTGAGAAGGGAatacattattttatatttattactcCTTTTGTTCCAAATTACGCGGTGTTGACTTAGGACAGACttcaaaggggaaaaaaagtaGAATTTCAAAACAGATGATCTAAAACAAGACAAAACAAAACTGTGGCAGAATTATCTCATTAATGATAAAATAGacagtttaaagttaaattcttacgaaatataaaaaaaaaaattaactaactGAAAAGAAAGACTCGCATAAATTGAGATAACTAGAATAACAagttaactttaaacttctcgattttatttttgcctaaatttaaataaaattgatttatCAATTACTTCCTCTATTTACTTTTACTTATCtactatttcaaaaaaaaattcacttttatttatccattttcgcatatcaagagaaaaataattttttatttttattttacccttatcaTTAAGTActcatttcaaattatttttaaaatttaatataattatacataaattaatataagtatcataataaaatataaatttcatttattatttattatgtaTAACGTTCAAGAATGGATTGGGCTTTATAACGTAacttcatataaaaaaaaaagaaaaaaaataagttggggtagtccaacttatttttttttataggctTGGCGTTATTTTTTCCacacaaattttattttttatataaagttaaattatctaattatttttgaaacttattttgaaagtaataatgttttgttcaaaaaaaaatttgaaaggtAAATGAGTCATAATGGACAAACAAAAATAAACGGAACGAGTACGTCTGAATTATGATCATGAAAGTAACTGGTGCTCGGTAAATGTGTCGGGGCCACACTACTCTTTAAAAGCTGATCATCTAGCATaagattttaattttaagttaaaaGATTAACTATAAACATATAAAAGTAACTTCATTTTcttaatagaaaaaaaaaagcgtgTGGTTGAATATCTAACCTAAGATATTCAATaaaagtttcttaaaaatgaggCTTGGCGTTATTAGTCTCTAGGAGACCAATCCCACCAAACAAATCATTtatctatttcatttttttttttttttttttttttgtaatcaaCCAATTTGGTGTATGTTCGAAACTATTGCTACCTCCTTTTCTTTAAAACGTTAATAATGTTTTGTTCAAAAAAGGAAGGAGGAATCAAGTTTGACGAAAGTCGAATGAGAATATGAATTGGTAATTACATAACTGGAATAATTAACTACTACAGTActaattagtttaattttaatttcgtTATCAAAGTAAGAAGTAACGTGGTACCATTGAGAGTCCAGCCCATTTACAGCGCATGTACATGACTTTCTAAATTCtagttaaaatatttaaatttaaatgtaAAGAATTCTTTGTAGTAACTTGAATGTCGGAAGTTCATTGGTTATTGAGTTTAGGTCAGTGTCATTGTGGGCCACTTTTATTTGTTAAAATCAGAATTATATACCATCTTTGTCATATTAAAATCTGTTTTGGGTCAActaatttcaattaaaaaaactaaaaacatatGTACGAATTCCCCTTATTTTATATCCTCCAGATTCCGGTGAACCCATTTAGTATTTAGATCCAACTTATAATTGGTGCAAATACTCATTAAGTCAAGGATCCATGTACcatgcatttttcttttttacatgtAATTACTAGAGGATTATTGAAGATCCAATTGAGTAACTATTATTAGGACATTGTTGAAATTTAAACAGGCAACAGTATAAGTTTGATTGTTTCATACTATAAGTTTCCCCATAGAAGATATCTGGCTATTCTATACATTACTATCTAACTAACTAATAGAGTATGATATATTGTTCATAACCTTACAAGTTAGCGACTATATCTACAAATAGTTGCTGGAAAAATGAATTTGTGAGGACAGAAAATTGGTGGCATTGATACAAGTTTGAAATATATCGTCTTTATTATAAGTTTGGTGATATCCGACTATTTTTGGCTAACTAATAGAGTACGATATTATTCATAATCCGTTGTTGGGAAATAGACTCATGGGAGAGAAAAATTGGTGCCATTAATTGAAATTTAAAGGAATTTAAGTTTCACTAATTGATGAGtatataacaatttttttttttgctcaagatttACCATGCAAAGGCAAACGAATTCAAGTGCATCAaaaactttaattaatttaacaagACCACGAAGAGAAGTTTCAGAAGAGAAGATAGAGTTCTGGTCataattctaatatatatatgtgtacgtatatgtgggttggttcaatatttttttaaatacaaactAAATATATAtcggatttttaaatttatacaccatataccaaacaaacaaaattcAACTTTTTCAATCGTGTTTTCTCTTATTcggtatatatattatatatgatttttcgagttttatataaaaagtcttcacacaaaacatataaattttacttcaaatatttctttagtcctagtaagatacaattatataattaaggtgtttcttaagaaaataacacaaaatgtgagatgagtaatgacattgtattaaaatattcaacaaaaaatataataaaattggttaaaatatatattgctaattaataagccataaagaaaatgactataatctaaaaataggtcatgctaaaataagtccCTAATacgtattaattacatgaccaaaaaaaattaagttatgtattttcactctaactaattatgcaaaactaaagaacaaatatccaacATTAAAAACGTAGAATTGAATTTcgtttgttagcattagtgttgagttggttttggtttagactttctttgagttactaacatccatgggatataaaacttattgacattcaaaattctaagttcaagcttgaaataatatgataatagacaAAAAACTacggaaaaatttaaaaaatatttattaattacattacaaataaatatttttgtgtataaaatattttaaaaattgaataaatgcaatgtcgggttggtttggttcggtttgactttttttaactaaaatcaaactaaaccaattatgatcgggttttttttttccaaaaccaaaccaagtcaaatcaAACCACTGATTGGATTTTTTCTCGTTTTGACTCGATTTATCGATTTGGTACGGTttatcggtttactttgtacacgcCTAATTCTAACTATGTCCATTTGGAGGTAAGATAACTATTTATAATATCTTAAAATTTCGTTAAGCCGTGCGTCTTATAAACAAACATTTGGTCATAGAAATGCATCAAATAACAGTCATATATATTAGATAAAATACATATTCCAAAAGGAAGTGTCCCTCATGCTCCTTTTCACTTTATAAGAAGAGCtaggagagaaaaaaaggagTGTGCTCACACATGTGAAATGGTTTTTAAAGGCCTAATCCGAATTTATATTTTGAGCTTATAAAAAAAAGTCCAAATTCATGCTTACCAAAATATGTTCAGATACTTCCCCTTGAGAATAAGTGTGATTT
This portion of the Lycium ferocissimum isolate CSIRO_LF1 chromosome 1, AGI_CSIRO_Lferr_CH_V1, whole genome shotgun sequence genome encodes:
- the LOC132047889 gene encoding UDP-glucuronic acid decarboxylase 2-like produces the protein MASELIYRGPESQPVPENGYTPKPHKPWFTVIRPIRYLLREQRVIFLLAGIAIASLIFALLPSSSRSTQLSYANTAIYDSYLPSESTHVAQRMAYHNRVGSGFGSFNSGGKIPLGLKRKGLRIVVTGGAGFVGSHLVDRLIARGDSVIVVDNFFTGRKENVMHHFGNPRFELIRHDVVEPLLLEVDQIYHLACPASPVHYKHNPVKTIKTNVVGTLNMLGLAKRVGARFLLTSTSEVYGDPLEHPQKETYWGNVNPIGVRSCYDEGKRTAETLTMDYHRGAGVEVRIARIFNTYGPRMCIDDGRVVSNFVAQALRKEPLTVYGDGKQTRSFQFVSDLVEGLMRLMEGEHVGPFNLGNPGEFTMLELAKVVQETIDPNAQIEHRPNTEDDPHKRKPDISRAKELLGWEPKVALRKGLPMMVQDFRQRIFGDHKEDSSKVTAA